The region TTTTCCTGCATCCAGGTGAGGAAACTACCGAAGATCCGACTGGAGGTTCCCCCATCAGAGTCTCCGGAACCGGCTCCCCCAGCAAATGCTTTGTCCAATTCATCAATGAACAAAATAGCTGGAGAAATGGACTCGGCGGTTTTCAAGGCATTGCGGAGATTAGCCTCCGATCGCCCCACCATGGAACCGTCATAGACCCGCCCCATATCCAAGCGCAGCAGGGGCAAACCCCAGAGCCGGGAAGTGGTTTTGGCAATCAAAGACTTACCGCAACCGGGAACCCCTAGAATCAGCATGCCCTTGGGTTGGGGCAAACCGTATTCCCGAGCCCGCTCGGTAAAAGCGTCGGAGCGCTGGGTCAACCATCTTTTCAGCTCCTCCAGTCCCCCCACGGCCCGGATGGTTTCATCCTCCTCAATGTAATCAAGGATGCCGTTGCGACGGATCAACTGTTTTTTCTCGGAGAGGACAATTTCCACCTCCCCTTCGGTTAACTGTCCCGCTTTGACGTAGGCTTTGCGATAGACCTTTTCCGCCTCATCCTTAGTTAATCCCAGGGCCGCCTTCAGCAGTTTTTCCCGGGAATCTTCCCCTAGGGCATGGCGAGACTTACCCAACTGTTGCCCCAGCACCCCATCCAGGGTAGCCAAATCGGGCAGGGCAAAGTCCAACACCACCACGTCCTTTTCCAGTTCAATGGGGGTTTCCTGGTAGGGGGACATGAGCACGATCGCCTTTTCTGTGCCCTTAAAGCTGGCGATCGCCTCCCGGAGCCACCGGGTCACCGCCGGAGAAGAAATGAAAGGATGGAGGTCTTTGAAAATGAAAATGCCCGGTTCCTGGCGCACCACCCACTCAATGGCCGCCTCGGGGGAGATGGTATTGTGGTGGGTTTTTTGTTGGGTAGCACCGTATTCCCGAAAGCCATGGGTCACAGTCCAAACAAATAGCCGTTGATGCTGGGTGACCTCCTGAACGATGCGGTACACCGCTTGCTCAGCCCGCTCTTCCTCGGAAGTAACGAGATAAATCAGGGGGTATTGAGCTTTCAGGAGTACACTCAGCTCTTCTTGCATGGGTTCGACCAAAAATTGGGGGAAGGAATGAACAGGAAATCGATGCGAATGATTTTGCCTAGGGCCAACCAAAAACTGGTCAACTTAGCAGGGAATCAACATTTTTTCCCCATCGACATCGGCAGTCACCGGAGTATCCTCCACCAGAGGTACGGATGACTCTTCGTTATCGTTCAGGACACTGGGCTGATCCTTCAAGGACATCATCTGGCCGTCCCGCATCACCATTGCGGCGTCGCATTCGGGGCAGATATGCACCTGATGGGTTTTGCCATAGGTTGACTTTTCTTCGGCTTCGACCTTGTCCGGGTGCTTGAGGTAAAAATCAATGGCCCGTTCTACGATCGCCGACATAGATTCAGCGTCAATGGCTGAGCGAATTCGGAGTTGCCGATGGATGCCCGGCGGCATATAAAGTGTGACCTTTTGCTTGTCCTGCATATCACTAATGATTAGGTTACCCATCGGGTATAGTACCCCAATTTAATCACGCGCCACTATCCTGTCAAGCCACTATGCCACTATGCCTGCATTTTTGTAATATTTCGTTACAAAAACTAAATTGCCAAGGAAATTGTCGCTTCAATTACAATCGCTGTCCCCGTTTCCTTCCAAGCTGAATAATGGAACCGTGGCCAAGAACCTGTTTTAGAGTCCCTTAGCCATTCACTTTTAGGGAGAAATTACTTCAAAGTCCCCCAGAATGCGGGGATTTAAGGGGCAGATCAGAACTTTGTCAACGGACTCTGAGAGGGGAGATTTTTACTTATTTGACCCGTAAACTGCCCCCCTGTCATCACCAAAAACTGATCAGCAATGGCACCATGGCCCAAGTCTAGACCACCATCAATGGGGAACAATGCAACTTCAGAGCTACGACCCAGGCAATTTCTACGACGAACTTTTTTCCGCCCCGGGGCAACCCCGACCTCAAGCCGCTCCTCTCATTGATTGGATGGGGCAGTTATCACCGGAAATCCTCAGACAACACCATGAAACGGCTCAAATTGCCCTCTTTAACCTGGGGGTCACTTTTCGGGTTTATAACGATGACCAGGGGGTAGAGCGTATTTTTCCAGTGGACATTATTCCTCGCATTATTGCTGAAGCGGAATGGCGATCGCTCGAAAAAGGATTGAAACAACGCATCAAAGCCCTGAATTGTTTTTTGACCGATATTTACGGCCCCCAACACATTGTCAAAGATGGCATTATGCCCCTGGACATTGTTGAATCCGCCAGTGGATTCCTGAAGCCCTGCATCGGTATCAAGCCCCCCGCCGGAGTTTGGTGTCACATCACCGGCACTGATTTGGTTCGAGATGGCAAAGGTCAATGGTTTGTGCTGGAAGACAATCTACGGGTGCCCTCCGGCATTTCCTACGTCTTGGAAAATCGGCGAGTGATGAAAAGTACTTTCCCCGACATGTTCCAAACCATTCCAATTCAACCGGTGGATAGTTATCCCAGCCAATTATTGGAAACTCTGCTTAACCTGGCCCCGCCCCATTTGGCAGCCCCGGTGGTGGTAGTGTTAACCCCTGGTATTAACAATTCCGCTTACTTTGAGCATTCCTTCCTCGCCCAACAGATGGGGGTAGAGTTGGTGGAAGGCCGGGATTTAGTGGTGGCCGACGGCTATTTACAAATGCGTACCACTAAAGGCTTACAGCGAGTGGATGTGGTCTATCGTCGCCTGGATGATGATTTCATTGACCCAGAAGTATTCCGTCCCGATTCCCTCCTGGGGGTAGCAGGCTTAATGGAAGTGTATCGCCAAGGGCGGGTGGCCCTAGCCAATGCCCCCGGTACAGGGGTAGCGGACGATAAAGTTATCTATGCCTATGTGCCGGAGATGATCAATTACTACCTCAAGGAAGAACCTCTTTTGGCCAATGTGCCCACCTATCTATGCTGGCGGGAAGAGGATAGAAACTATGTGCTGGACCATCTGGAGGAATTGGTGGTCAAGTCCGCTAACGAAGCCGGGGGATACGGAATGTTGATGGGCCCTAGTGCCAGCCCGGAGGAAAGGGCGCAGTTTGCCGAACGCATCCGCCATAATCCCCGTAACTACATTGCCCAGCCGGTGCTCAATCTCTCCCGGGTGCCCACTTTAATTGGTGATCAAGTGGAAGGTCGCCATGTGGACCTCCGTCCCTATATTCTGAATCGGGGAGATGAAATTTACGTCCATCCCGGTGGCCTGACTAGGGTGGCTCTGCGGAAGGGATCTTTGGTGGTCAACTCTTCCCAAGGGGGAGGCAGTAAAGATACCTGGGTATTGCAAGGTTCCGGGCAATAATGGCTTTTGCTGTCCTGACAACCGGTTGATCGCCAAAGCACCGGCAACGATCTTGGTAGAATGGCAAATGTGTCTTGGATTACCGTTGCGATCGCCACTGTCCCCGAACAAATATGTCTCTATTTGATTGGTTTGCCAACCGTGAAAAAGCTGAGCCCCCCATGCTCCAGCCCCAATCCCCCCAGGAAAGGGAGGTGGCCGATGGGCTATGGACTAAATGTCCAGCCTGCGGTGTGTTGACCTATACCAAAGATTTGCAGAGCAATTGGCTGGTGTGTGCCGAATGTGGACACCA is a window of Synechocystis sp. PCC 7338 DNA encoding:
- a CDS encoding AAA family ATPase encodes the protein MQEELSVLLKAQYPLIYLVTSEEERAEQAVYRIVQEVTQHQRLFVWTVTHGFREYGATQQKTHHNTISPEAAIEWVVRQEPGIFIFKDLHPFISSPAVTRWLREAIASFKGTEKAIVLMSPYQETPIELEKDVVVLDFALPDLATLDGVLGQQLGKSRHALGEDSREKLLKAALGLTKDEAEKVYRKAYVKAGQLTEGEVEIVLSEKKQLIRRNGILDYIEEDETIRAVGGLEELKRWLTQRSDAFTERAREYGLPQPKGMLILGVPGCGKSLIAKTTSRLWGLPLLRLDMGRVYDGSMVGRSEANLRNALKTAESISPAILFIDELDKAFAGGAGSGDSDGGTSSRIFGSFLTWMQEKTSPVFVMATANRVDRLPGEFLRKGRFDEIFFVDLPSAEEREAIFRIHLHKRRKDTSRFDLGELARTSDGFSGAEIEQAIVAAMYEAFAQEREFNQLDIIAAIKSTLPLSRTMVEQVTALRDWARQRARPASASVAEYQRLEF
- a CDS encoding circularly permuted type 2 ATP-grasp protein, with protein sequence MQLQSYDPGNFYDELFSAPGQPRPQAAPLIDWMGQLSPEILRQHHETAQIALFNLGVTFRVYNDDQGVERIFPVDIIPRIIAEAEWRSLEKGLKQRIKALNCFLTDIYGPQHIVKDGIMPLDIVESASGFLKPCIGIKPPAGVWCHITGTDLVRDGKGQWFVLEDNLRVPSGISYVLENRRVMKSTFPDMFQTIPIQPVDSYPSQLLETLLNLAPPHLAAPVVVVLTPGINNSAYFEHSFLAQQMGVELVEGRDLVVADGYLQMRTTKGLQRVDVVYRRLDDDFIDPEVFRPDSLLGVAGLMEVYRQGRVALANAPGTGVADDKVIYAYVPEMINYYLKEEPLLANVPTYLCWREEDRNYVLDHLEELVVKSANEAGGYGMLMGPSASPEERAQFAERIRHNPRNYIAQPVLNLSRVPTLIGDQVEGRHVDLRPYILNRGDEIYVHPGGLTRVALRKGSLVVNSSQGGGSKDTWVLQGSGQ